From the Nitrospirota bacterium genome, one window contains:
- a CDS encoding phosphate/phosphite/phosphonate ABC transporter substrate-binding protein, whose product MRKPLIVLCLCLTVIAGCSRTEKSSRVDTKSSEGKKLLIGLVPERDIFDQMSRYEPLADYLSKKTGVKIEFQVLTRYGDIVDNFTSMHLDGAFFGSFTYVLAHARLGVEPVARPEDFNGDSTYCGLIFVRRDSGIKTAKDMKGKTFAFVDKSTTAGYLLPLVFFKENGIKDYKAYFKEAYFTGTHEDAVYDVLNKRADIGATKNTVFYQLADSDKRIADELVVLTKSNHVPQNGLAVRKDLDSSIKSKLKEALLNMHDDKDAMVVLKKFGASSFVETKDTDYKGVYEYMKEINPAPSTNNYLDD is encoded by the coding sequence ATGAGAAAGCCGCTCATTGTATTGTGCCTCTGCCTGACTGTCATTGCCGGCTGCTCCAGGACAGAGAAGTCCTCCCGGGTTGACACCAAAAGCTCTGAAGGAAAAAAATTATTAATAGGCCTTGTTCCCGAGCGCGACATATTTGATCAGATGAGCCGGTATGAACCTCTTGCGGATTATCTCTCCAAAAAGACCGGCGTTAAGATAGAGTTTCAGGTCCTCACCCGGTACGGGGACATTGTCGATAACTTTACCTCCATGCATCTTGACGGCGCATTCTTCGGCAGTTTCACCTATGTGCTTGCACATGCAAGACTTGGGGTCGAGCCCGTTGCCAGGCCTGAAGATTTTAACGGCGATTCAACTTATTGCGGCTTGATCTTTGTGAGGAGAGACAGCGGCATCAAGACCGCAAAAGACATGAAGGGCAAAACATTTGCGTTTGTCGACAAATCTACAACTGCCGGGTATCTTCTGCCTCTAGTGTTCTTTAAAGAGAACGGGATCAAGGATTACAAGGCTTATTTTAAAGAGGCCTATTTCACCGGCACTCATGAAGATGCGGTTTATGACGTTTTGAATAAAAGGGCGGACATCGGGGCCACTAAGAATACCGTATTCTACCAGCTTGCGGATTCAGACAAGAGGATAGCGGACGAGCTGGTTGTTCTTACAAAGTCCAACCATGTGCCTCAAAACGGACTGGCCGTGAGAAAAGACCTCGACAGCTCGATCAAAAGTAAACTGAAAGAGGCCCTGCTGAACATGCACGACGATAAAGACGCAATGGTTGTGCTGAAAAAGTTCGGCGCATCAAGTTTCGTCGAGACAAAGGATACCGATTACAAAGGCGTATACGAATACATGAAAGAAATAAATCCGGCCCCTTCGACTAATAATTATCTGGACGATTAA